Sequence from the Scyliorhinus torazame isolate Kashiwa2021f chromosome 3, sScyTor2.1, whole genome shotgun sequence genome:
GTCACTGCCTCCAGGAACAGCTCAGCCACGGTCACGGTCACGCCTCCATCACCTGTAACCGGCAGCATCAGGACGAGTGGCGGGCGGCCACCGGGACATCCACTTTGGTGAGGACACTCTCGGGAAGCGGATGGATCCCACTCGGTGATCTGTACTTGgtggaaggatgaggggtgatctcattgaaacttacagaatactgcgaggcctagatagagcgatcgtggagaggatgtttccaggagtttgagagactagaacccaaggccacagcatcagactgaagggacgatcctttataacagaaatgaggaggaatttcttcagccagagggtggtggatatGTGGAacattttgccgcagaaggctgtggagtacaaatcactgaatgtctttaagacagagatagatagtatcttgattaataagggatcagaggttatggggagaaggcaggagaatggggatgagaaacatatgagccatgattgaatggcggagcagactcgatgggccgagtggtataATTCTGTTCCCATgttttatggttttatggtctcatGTGGAGTGCTAAGGTTCTCAAGGGTCGAAACACTTAATTCAGgtggagtttttaaaaattcaattacgtgatgttggcatcgctggttagcccagcatttagtgcccatccctagttgcccttcagaaggtggtggtgagttgccttcttgagctgatggagtccttgtggtgtaggtatacccaccgtgctgttagggagagagttccagggtgttgccccagtgacagtgaaggcacggtgatatatttccaagtcatggtggtgagtgacttggaggggaaactccaggtggtggggttcccaggtgtctgctgctcttgtccttctagatgttagcagccgtgcgtttggaaggtgatgtctaaggacccttggcgagttactgcagtgcatcttgtacatggtacaagcagctgccactgtttgtcgatggtgaagggtttaaatgtttgtgaagggggagcaatcaagcgggcaactttgtcctggatggtgttgagcttcttgagtgttgttggagctgtactcatccaggcaggtggagagtattctattacactcctgatttgtgtcttttagatgatggataggctttgcgcgggtggggggggtggggggggggggggggggggtgtcaggaggtgagttactatccgcaggattcctagtctttgacctaccctggtagccgcagtattaatgtggctaatccagttcagtttctgatccagAGCCACAAGCTTCATCCACATAGCAAGCATGCCCCAGGCGCAGGGTGTCATTGACTGCACCCAAATGGCTCTGCGCTCCCCATGGCATCATGGGGCACCATTTCTGAACCGCAAGAGATACCAATCCCTCAATATCCAGCTCGCCTGTGATGACACAATGCACATCATGCAGATGTGCGTCCGTTTCCCGAGGAGTGTCCATGATACATTTTGCAGCGCTTGTGCATCCCAGCCATTTTTGAGGGGGAGCAGCAGCTCGAGAGATGTCTCCTCGGAGACAAAGTGTCCCCACCCAGGAGGTGGCTAATGACGCGATGCGAAGGTCACAGTCACGCGCTGTGACTCGCTACAATGTGGCTCATGCATCAATGCATGCACTGGTCGAGCAGGTCGGGCCAGGAgcggtcgggggggggcggggggggggggggggtggttccagtTTCCTCCACttcggtcggggggggggtggcttcctCCACTTACTGATGATGTAGACAGACTTTCTACACGTTTTCAGTGTTTGGCATCTTAATAACTAGAGAATGCTGGCAGACATGAGAGGCCTGGACTTTGCTGTGAAGGGGTGAACCTTCcatggttgggggctgggaggggggggtgtcagataggcagggcacccccaggttctcctgggtggaaggccccaggcTGCGATCCTGCTGATCCTCTTCTTCCCTTCAGTTGCCCAGGGCTCGTCCATGGAATAGAGGAGCaggtggagtgagatccagaagccccctCCTTCTCTGGCGCTGACATTCAAGGATTCCCACCTTGCACCATGCTGTTGAAGCTCTGTACCATGAAGTTCATGTCCTCAGCCATGGTggtcatgagctgagccatggCGCGAGCATCCCCTGCCATTGTGTGCACCTCTTGTACAAAAGTTTCTAATGTGGACGCCACCTTCACAGTGGTGGCCTCATTGTTTTGggtgatggcaccatctcctgGGACAGAAGTCAATGGGCCTCCTCCAATTGGTTTTGGGAAGCTGCCATCACTTTGTGACTCTGCCTTTGTAGCGCCAGCAGCTGGGGATGACAGGACCCAGGGGCACGTCATCGGCCTGGTGCTCAGCCGAGTCCTGGGCTCTGGCATCCTCCCAGTACTGCACCCCTGGGAcattccttcctccacctgctgtgcatCTTCAGCTGTGCGgtgttcaccagtgagtgacccagaagcctgattAATCCCACTGAGATGttggtatctgcactggtggaagatGAGGGAGACAGATGTGATGCCGCCTCACTACTTGTCTCCGAGATGTCTCCATCGGAGCTGCTCTGGTCTGTAGGCCCAGAGGGCACGAGGATGGTCCCGGCTGACCGATTCATTGACCTACAAGGGGAGTAAGATGGCATTAGTGACATGACAAGGGCAGACTGATGGAAGAAAGTTAACTCGCGTAAGGATTGCACATTGGTTGCACGTCTTGACAGTTCCCACTTTTGCCTCTTGCTCCCACCTTGCCCTCTGCACgggtgcagtgctcccctcactgGCCAGCTCAACGGCTCACTCCTCAAAGAGCATTAGGGTTCTCAGCTTAGGTATGACTCTGACAGGCTGTACCCACTCACGCTGGTTctgctcgagtttgtcctgcaatgagacaggtggggagagtgtaggtgtGGGCTCTGCCGGGTCAGATGGTGATGAAGCCTGGCATGTGTGGGAGGCgagtgggagcggggatgtgaggagcatATTATCtactgggcaagggggggggggggtagaggggaggttgGATGACATGtattgggaccctgtgaggtggctGGCAGTGAGATATCTGTggaggtgtgatgggtgtgtgataggggtgcagtgggagacgTGAAGAGGCAGATTTATCCTGGCTGCATGaacaaggtcattcatcttcttctggcACTGTAGCCCCAGCCTCGTATGGAGCGAGCTGGCACACTATCGAGGCCACAGCCCCCCAGGTAGGGTTAGTGACCTTGCTCCCTGGTCACCTGGCCGATCGCAGGTAAAGGGTGCAACACCATCCAGGTGTTTGGTGAAGgctactgtggtgatgtgcatcactgtaaatacatgtaagcaagacagacactagagggagcaccagaaacatcacacacacacacacactcaaccaatagataagttagataggaggcgaccaatggacattcacgatacacaaggaggtgacacgaccacaggggggcattacatcaacccatacataaaggacaccacacacatgatcggccccttttggccagtggagacagtcagtgaggagaggcacagggttgattcattatcacacccaccacgtggaagacagcagctggttaatcagtttaggtagctacaataggattagcagtagtgtcgaactcaagttataaaagtgtacatagtgtaaataaatgagttgaagttatttacacgtctcgaccttccttgacaaatgcaacacaaggaagccgcttatgttacaaaggaaagatAACAAAACAGCTACCTCTGTAAAACATGGGGCTGCATTCCTGGCAGCCATCTTCTCGACTGGTCTTGGAACAAATGCTGGGGAGGGGTTTAATAGGAGCGGCCCACTGATCACAGAGGTTATGATTTCCTGGGGCGGGTGAATCAGAGTCAAGCAGCCATGGGTGTGGCGAGAATCACGTGGGAAAAAAATTGTTCAAGAGGCTGAATTTTTGCGTGGGTTTTCTTGCCAGAAATCGTCGGGTTGTGACAGCGAATGGTGCTTTGGTGTCTTTCCTAACAATATGTCTCCCTTTCCCCCCAGGTGGGAGTTTCCCGGAGCATGGAGAATATCTCGAGTTCATTCAATGTCACCAGTCCGCCAGGCTGGAGGACGGCTGGTCAATGCTTATCGAGCACGGGAACGTCTGCAGTCAAACCAGGACTTTACATCTTTATAACGGTGATCATGATAGCCACCATGGTTGGAAATTGCCTCGTGGTCCTTGCCATTTTCTACTTCAAGAAGCTGCGCTCCATAACCAACGCCTTTGTCCTATCATTAGCCGTAGCCGATTTCCTCGTTGGGATTATGGTGATGCCCTACAGCATGATCAGAACTATTGAAGGATGTTGGCACTTTGGACCCATCTTCTGCCAAATCCATTCGAGCCTGGATGTGATGTTCTGCACTGCCTCCATACTTCACCTGAGTTGCATTGCCCTGGACCGTTACTACGCCGTCTGCGACCCTCTAGCCTATCATTGTAAGATGTCGCCCGGGAAGGTTGTCATCCTGCTCTTTGTCTGCTGGACGGTCCCAGCCGCGATATCATTCATCCCCATAATGCTGCAGCTACACAAATTCAGCGTTGCTCCTGACCTGTCAACTAAGAGCAGCTGTGTGTTCCGGGTGAACCCG
This genomic interval carries:
- the LOC140409271 gene encoding trace amine-associated receptor 1, producing MENISSSFNVTSPPGWRTAGQCLSSTGTSAVKPGLYIFITVIMIATMVGNCLVVLAIFYFKKLRSITNAFVLSLAVADFLVGIMVMPYSMIRTIEGCWHFGPIFCQIHSSLDVMFCTASILHLSCIALDRYYAVCDPLAYHCKMSPGKVVILLFVCWTVPAAISFIPIMLQLHKFSVAPDLSTKSSCVFRVNPIYAVCASVIAFYLPMFIMLAAYWKIYRAARKQAIQIGAVDNQIQGCASGFVTAHTHKQSIKRERKAAKTLGIIIGAFLVFWLPFFTANIVDPFLGYKLGRVTWEVLIWLGYSNSSLNPFLYAFFNRSFRRAFLTIISCKICAPRSLQNIDLSNSKPGAAQESVP